AACAAATGTGAGTAAAAAAATTCATTCTTTATGCCATATACCGATTTAAGTATGTTTAATGATCATCTAGTGTTGTGAATTTGGGGATGCAACCGTGCTCAAACATTTGGTAACAGATGTAGAAGTAATATCCCCCTTTACAAAACTTGACTCGATTCTTCATTCTTGGGATCATAGTAAGCCCATAGTTTTGATCGTTAGCCCATTTACTTTTGAATGGGTTAATTTGGGTTATGCTCAGTTCTAaggggtcaaaatgggtgttgggtAATAGAACCAGATAAAAAGAGAACGGGTCAAATGGTCGATACCCAGTGTGTATTTCTATTTCTAATGTGAACATACACCAAACTAAATTTATCTTGAAAATCAGATAGTTTTTGTGATCATATATAAAACACATTAATATTTCTCCCGTTTGACCTgagcccattttgacccattaactaCATTCATTTTTACAAGAACATACCCCTCAAATTTTTAACATAACTTAAATGGTGGTGTTCGTTTAGCCACCTTAGATGGTGGTGGGCTAATGAATGATGTGGAAATGAGGGATTTAGGATTGGGAGTTAAGCACACTTCAGGAAGTTGGTGGGgtaattattatatttactattacATCATTTAAAAAGACTTTGAAATTAAAAATATAGAAAGATCGTGAAAAGGGTATTTTAGTCAATTTAGTACGGACGGCCATTTAAGAGGAAGAAGTAAACTTCTTGGATGCAAAAAAGTTAAGATATGGTTTATGTAAATCGGTGTAAACCACATGAACACTTTACTCATGTATTAGTTACATTGGTAAATGTTCTCAGGAGCTTGAAGAGGCTGTTAAATCACAGAAAATGAATGTAGTTGTGGTGAAGAAAGGTCAACTCCAGCTCTACGTTGGTCAACCACTTACAGACGTCGAGTCAGCCTTGCGCACACTGATTGAACAAAGCGAGAGACTCTGAtacacatttttattattttaaaattctGTTGATCTGTAATGTTTTTGTTCTAATGATAGAAGGATGTTCTTAAAACTAGCATTTGTATTGTTTGTCTCCGCAGTGTTTTTCCCCCTGTTGTACTGCTTATTAATTGAATAGTTAGTCattagttcaatttttttttttttggttttcaataacaaaagcttcaattatgtagaataataagttgaaaatcattGACAAACATTTCATTCTTATTGAAACATATTCAAAGTAGTTATCCTAAAAGAGCAAACTGCTCTTTTACATAAACAAACTTGAGCCATCTTCATATGATGGCCTTTAACTAAACATTAATGGCATAAAACAACTTTTACTGAGATGCAACAAGTTTGACCATGGTCAATGCATCAATGGCTGACAAATTCAATTGGCAAAAGTGTTGCCATTTATCTTCTTCATTGTCCTTATCCTCCATAACTGTCTTGTAAATCAGCAACACGATACCTCGAGCTGCTTCTCTTGCTTCTGGGAGTCTATCTTTCAACAATTCAGCTGACATTTGCACCAAAGAAACAAGCCCATAATCTCTCATATCTCCCACCTCCTAAAAACAAACCAACAAGTTTAATTTGATGATGTCATCTTCGATATACAAGAGATAATCAGAGATAATCGAGAAAAGGTTAATTTTTTAATACCATTTTTGAGACACATTGAGAGATTGAAACAGCTGCTTTGGCCCTAACTCTCATATTCGAATGGCTGACATACAATTTGAGCTTGTTAAGCAGAGGGATAGGAGTTGTAAATACCACCATTGTATTTAATGTTCTCTCTGCTTCTTCACACACAAACTTTTTATCTTGAGAAGCTTTCAGCAGTAGTTGGAGCATCTGTTCAATCACAAGTAAATTCTTAGATCGTAATTACAGATCGTTTATGCGAAAAAATAATTTGTTAAAAAACTAATAAATTGTACCATTTGGTCAACAGCATCAGAGGTGATTAAGTCAAGCAACTTATCACCATAAGATTTAAAAAGATCAGAAGCAGCCATGATTGAAGTCTTGCATAAAGCACTTCTTGGATTCTTCATTGATTTCACTAAAATCGTAACAACCTTATCTCTGTTTTCATAAAACATAATATCAGTAAACCCCACAATTTTTACTTTTTTAGCATCATCAAAATACAGGAAACTATAAGCTTTTACATACAAGATTGGGATCAACAGAGTGGAGTGGTGCAACGCAAATCGTCTAACGTCATTCAGTGAATCGCAAATCTTCAGCCAATCTTTAGACTCAAGTCCTTCCATAAGGTTCTGAGTTATCAAAATTCATAAAAGTCTGAatcaatataaaataaatttaaaagtgGTTAACGAAGAAATTGTACAAAACTATAATTCCCAAAACGTCTAATTAGGGTTCTTGATAAAGATCTGATATTTTCAAGAAACAGTATACTGTAGACACATGTATATCTCGAACTTAACATCAAGATCAGAAAAGGGTAACGAAGAAATAAAAAAATGACTAAATCCCTAAAATCCCAATTAGGGTTCTTGATAAAAATCCAAACTTTAAATAAATCATACACACGTGTACCCCAAACTTAACAACATATAATTACCTGAAACTTGACATCAGGATCAGAAATTGCTTTGAGGTTTTCAGAGGCGATATATTCAACGGAATCAACAGCAGGAGCAACAGCAGGATCCAAAGGGGCTTTGTTTTCATCATTAACAATCAAATCAGTTGGCTGTTTAGGTTTTGATTTAGCAATCAAGTTCGAAACTTTAATGGCCTTTTTAGGGCGTTCAGGGGATAAAGGTAAGGTATTATCTAGAGATCGAAGCGCCATTGAATGAAATTATTTGTGTGCGTATGTGAATTTTTTGAAGAAGTGAAAGTAATGAGTGGTAAAATGGTGGGAGAGTGAGATGAGATAATTAAGTTGAAATTTTGGGGGCAACGGCTTTAATTTTGAAATGGGCCAAAAAAGTAAAGTTAATTCTGTAACGGTCGTATTTGTTGACTTTTGGAATGATTAGATATCGTGGATCATGGATGGAGGGTCCGGTGGCCCGGCCCATGTTTTTTAATGCTGTATCCGTACTAGTACTTTTTAaagttatttttttcttttttcttttaaggaaaaaaaaaaagagagtAAATGTTCACCATTTTAACCTTTCGGTGTTTAATAGTAAATAAAAAATATAcgtaattttattttttttgaaaagcaaaaagttttattattattattattacccggaTTATAACAATACAAGTCCCTATATGCTTCTATACAGTGCTATAAACAATCGAAACAGTCGGAAAAAGATAGGAGATAAAAATCTAAGCTGTAAAATCGGAAGTGACGTAGACTAGGTAACACTATGAGGGAACGATCTTGAATACTCAAGCGGGAAAAGAGGGCGCAACCGTGCCGATCAAGCGGCGACAAAGTTGACACACAACCAAACCATTTAATCTACCCCACATAGGCTAAATAGAATAATGAACACTA
This genomic window from Rutidosis leptorrhynchoides isolate AG116_Rl617_1_P2 chromosome 2, CSIRO_AGI_Rlap_v1, whole genome shotgun sequence contains:
- the LOC139891392 gene encoding uncharacterized protein, whose amino-acid sequence is MALRSLDNTLPLSPERPKKAIKVSNLIAKSKPKQPTDLIVNDENKAPLDPAVAPAVDSVEYIASENLKAISDPDVKFQNLMEGLESKDWLKICDSLNDVRRFALHHSTLLIPILDKVVTILVKSMKNPRSALCKTSIMAASDLFKSYGDKLLDLITSDAVDQMMLQLLLKASQDKKFVCEEAERTLNTMVVFTTPIPLLNKLKLYVSHSNMRVRAKAAVSISQCVSKMEVGDMRDYGLVSLVQMSAELLKDRLPEAREAARGIVLLIYKTVMEDKDNEEDKWQHFCQLNLSAIDALTMVKLVASQ